The following coding sequences are from one Lysinibacillus sp. FSL W8-0992 window:
- a CDS encoding IucA/IucC family protein, translating into MEPKIAFMPAHWASCETVYERLKCQTLEALFFEEIIPVTKNGQDYSFRGRNARGDTIFYTCEVVQKWSFGRVKVKPYSIKREGDANVSIYTFLEEVVQLTLEGQYTATFVQELLETFMKDSQAKSMQPTSIPKEDLHYDALESHMIDGHPYHPSYKSRLGFTLEDNYLYGPEFNRNIVLYWLAVHRNLVDIAVSGTTAFNEMYRHHLQPEELAKFKQQLREQIEEDEEAYFFLPVHPWQYEHIVSTIFFPQIADKTIIVLGKSASLYRAQQSIRSLSNRHCTQASYLKLSLNITNTSTSRILAHHTTQNAPIISAWLEKIIKNDEYLKTLRFEILKEIIGVSFRYHKLSAIQYTVAYGTLGVIHRENIAQYLEEGEQAWPLNALTHKQKNGVAFIQQAITLYGVEKWSKALIQVLVTPIIHLLYVQGIALESHAQNIILVLKNNFPHRIIVKDLHDGVRFCSEELLHPEWEPQLNPEPVTHREFNRYSFLKASEASEVRDYTFDAFFFICMTELCFTLEEFGLSEEEFWRTCVEVILTYQQQHPQYKERFQTFNLFAEDALIEEMTKRRIYGDQTLYFRKAQNPLLLAMELIKNEEK; encoded by the coding sequence ATGGAACCGAAGATAGCTTTTATGCCAGCACATTGGGCATCCTGTGAGACAGTGTATGAACGATTGAAGTGTCAAACATTAGAGGCATTATTTTTTGAAGAAATTATTCCAGTAACGAAAAATGGGCAAGATTATAGCTTTAGGGGAAGAAATGCTAGAGGAGATACTATCTTTTATACATGTGAGGTAGTGCAGAAATGGTCATTTGGTCGAGTTAAAGTTAAGCCGTACTCCATTAAAAGAGAGGGTGACGCGAATGTAAGTATTTATACATTTTTAGAAGAAGTAGTTCAACTGACATTGGAAGGGCAATATACAGCTACATTTGTGCAGGAATTATTAGAGACCTTTATGAAAGATAGTCAGGCGAAGAGTATGCAGCCTACATCTATACCAAAAGAGGATCTTCACTATGATGCGCTGGAAAGTCACATGATTGATGGTCATCCATATCATCCAAGCTATAAATCACGTTTAGGTTTTACTTTGGAAGATAATTATTTATACGGCCCAGAATTTAATCGAAATATTGTGTTGTATTGGCTTGCTGTACATCGTAATTTAGTAGATATTGCAGTATCGGGTACAACAGCCTTCAATGAAATGTATCGGCATCATTTGCAACCAGAGGAGTTAGCAAAGTTCAAACAACAATTGCGAGAGCAAATAGAAGAAGATGAAGAAGCATATTTTTTTCTCCCAGTCCATCCTTGGCAATACGAGCATATCGTATCAACCATATTTTTTCCGCAGATTGCTGATAAAACTATCATTGTATTAGGAAAATCAGCTAGCCTATATCGAGCTCAGCAATCGATTCGGTCTTTGTCGAATCGTCATTGTACACAGGCGAGTTATTTAAAATTATCACTCAATATTACAAATACATCAACTAGTCGTATTTTAGCACATCATACGACACAGAATGCGCCTATTATTAGTGCATGGTTGGAAAAAATAATTAAAAATGATGAATACTTGAAAACTCTTAGATTTGAAATTTTAAAAGAAATAATAGGGGTATCTTTTCGTTATCACAAACTGTCCGCTATTCAATATACCGTGGCATATGGAACATTAGGCGTAATCCATCGGGAAAATATTGCTCAATATCTAGAAGAAGGTGAACAAGCTTGGCCCTTAAATGCATTGACGCATAAACAAAAAAATGGTGTGGCGTTTATACAGCAAGCCATCACTTTATACGGGGTAGAAAAATGGAGTAAAGCTTTAATACAAGTACTTGTCACACCAATTATTCATTTACTATATGTGCAAGGTATTGCATTGGAGTCTCATGCGCAAAATATTATTCTAGTATTAAAAAATAACTTTCCACACAGAATCATTGTGAAGGACTTACATGACGGCGTGAGATTTTGTTCTGAAGAACTTCTTCATCCAGAGTGGGAGCCACAGTTAAATCCGGAACCTGTTACACATCGTGAGTTTAACCGTTATTCGTTTTTAAAAGCATCCGAAGCTTCTGAAGTTAGGGACTATACGTTCGATGCTTTCTTTTTTATTTGTATGACAGAACTTTGTTTTACACTTGAGGAATTTGGATTAAGTGAAGAGGAGTTTTGGCGCACATGTGTTGAAGTTATTTTAACCTATCAACAACAGCATCCGCAGTATAAGGAACGATTCCAAACCTTTAATTTATTTGCAGAGGATGCTTTAATCGAAGAAATGACAAAGAGACGTATTTATGGTGACCAAACACTGTACTTTAGAAAGGCGCAAAACCCTTTATTGCTGGCAATGGAGTTAATAAAAAATGAAGAAAAATAA
- a CDS encoding HpcH/HpaI aldolase family protein has product MKKNKLKEKIERQQTVFGLFVSIPHPSVIELIGHAEFDFVIIDLEHTTINLEILENMIRAAELLDITPLVRIDEIERTTILKVLDCGAQGIVIPNVSCREQVIQVIEYSYYHPIGHRSLNSGRPAAFAKNPLTEYIAAANEEIMIIPMIENVEGVHNCKAILSLPHISFVLEGAADLSQSLAVPWQTGHPKVQNALNELHEIVKMCHVPYATVSREKEQHRRWADKGVRIFVLGDDRNTAFRAYRQKKIDYQKITGG; this is encoded by the coding sequence ATGAAGAAAAATAAGCTGAAGGAAAAAATTGAACGTCAGCAAACGGTATTTGGGTTATTTGTCTCGATTCCTCATCCAAGTGTAATCGAATTAATTGGTCATGCGGAATTTGATTTTGTCATTATTGATTTAGAGCATACGACGATCAATTTAGAAATACTAGAAAATATGATCCGGGCGGCTGAGTTACTTGATATTACCCCACTTGTACGAATTGACGAGATTGAACGTACTACAATTTTAAAAGTACTTGATTGTGGAGCTCAGGGCATTGTGATTCCAAATGTAAGCTGTCGAGAGCAGGTTATACAGGTAATTGAATATAGTTATTATCATCCTATTGGTCACCGTAGTTTAAATAGTGGTCGCCCTGCTGCTTTTGCGAAAAACCCTTTAACAGAGTATATTGCAGCAGCAAATGAAGAAATCATGATTATTCCAATGATTGAAAATGTAGAAGGCGTTCACAATTGTAAAGCTATTTTATCACTGCCCCATATCAGTTTTGTGTTAGAGGGAGCGGCAGATCTATCACAATCGTTAGCTGTGCCTTGGCAAACTGGACATCCTAAGGTGCAAAATGCTCTTAACGAATTACATGAAATCGTAAAAATGTGCCACGTACCTTATGCTACTGTTTCAAGGGAGAAAGAACAACATAGAAGATGGGCTGACAAAGGCGTACGTATTTTTGTACTAGGAGATGACCGAAATACAGCATTTCGTGCATATAGACAAAAGAAAATTGACTATCAAAAAATAACGGGAGGCTAA
- a CDS encoding type III PLP-dependent enzyme: protein MNDSLLSAIETLNNKKTAPFCAYIYDLDGIQAHVRQMCQTLPKQTYLFYAIKANPDQRIIKALLPFIHGFEVASIGELLSVRAVSKQVPILFGGPGKKDVELELAIRQKVSYIHVESVLELQRIQILAQKLNEKVNILLRINLRTNALPKTKITMGGIPSPFGLDESDIQRAIAIVKEDPHHLVQIKGFHFHSLSNNVHAAMHAEMVQLYVQKALEWQRLYNLDLQVLNAGGGFGVSYNKAPSFDWQQFTSLLQGSNIWQDIKGIQLFFEPGRYLVADYGFYATEIIDIKKSHQQHFAIVRGGTHHNRLPSSWGHNQPFQLYTSDTWPYTFQRPNFQNIKVNIVGELCTPKDRLHTDAYVSAISVGDIIIFEKSGAYCWTISHHDFLGHPHPAFYYIEGGQVR, encoded by the coding sequence ATGAATGATTCGTTACTATCTGCGATTGAAACTTTAAATAATAAAAAAACCGCACCTTTTTGCGCTTATATTTATGATTTAGATGGTATACAGGCACATGTAAGACAAATGTGCCAAACTTTGCCTAAGCAAACTTATTTGTTTTATGCGATTAAAGCAAATCCAGATCAACGAATCATAAAGGCTCTTTTACCATTTATTCATGGCTTTGAAGTAGCCTCCATTGGCGAATTGTTAAGTGTCCGAGCGGTGTCCAAGCAGGTGCCAATTTTGTTTGGGGGACCTGGAAAAAAGGATGTTGAATTAGAGTTAGCGATACGCCAAAAGGTTTCATATATTCATGTGGAAAGTGTACTAGAATTACAACGTATTCAAATACTAGCTCAAAAGTTAAATGAAAAAGTTAATATTTTATTGCGGATTAATTTACGAACAAATGCACTACCTAAAACTAAAATTACAATGGGAGGCATCCCAAGTCCATTTGGTTTGGATGAGTCAGATATTCAACGGGCAATAGCTATTGTAAAAGAAGACCCACATCACCTCGTACAGATTAAAGGCTTTCATTTTCACTCGTTATCAAATAATGTACATGCGGCAATGCATGCTGAGATGGTGCAATTATATGTGCAGAAGGCACTTGAGTGGCAACGCTTATATAATTTAGATTTGCAGGTACTTAATGCTGGAGGTGGGTTTGGTGTCTCTTATAATAAGGCACCCTCTTTTGACTGGCAACAATTTACGTCCTTATTACAGGGAAGTAATATTTGGCAAGATATAAAGGGAATTCAGCTTTTTTTTGAGCCAGGAAGATATCTCGTTGCCGATTATGGATTTTATGCTACTGAAATTATTGATATTAAAAAGTCTCATCAGCAGCATTTTGCCATTGTGAGAGGTGGAACACATCATAATAGATTGCCATCTTCATGGGGACATAACCAACCATTTCAGCTTTATACCAGTGATACATGGCCGTATACTTTTCAGCGTCCTAACTTTCAAAATATTAAGGTCAACATCGTTGGAGAGTTATGCACGCCAAAAGATCGATTGCACACAGATGCTTATGTGTCTGCTATTTCTGTAGGTGATATTATCATCTTTGAAAAATCAGGTGCTTATTGTTGGACAATTTCACATCATGATTTTTTAGGCCATCCCCATCCAGCGTTTTATTATATCGAAGGAGGACAGGTTCGATGA